A window of Lagopus muta isolate bLagMut1 chromosome 14, bLagMut1 primary, whole genome shotgun sequence contains these coding sequences:
- the FGF1 gene encoding fibroblast growth factor 1 isoform X2, protein MAEGEITTFTALTERFGLPLGNYKKPKLLYCSNGGHFLRILPDGKVDGTRDRSDQHIQLQLSAEDVGEVYIKSTASGQYLAMDTNGLLYGSLPGEECLFLERLEENHYNTYISKKHADKNWFVGLKKNGNSKLGPRTHYGQKAILFLPLPVSAD, encoded by the exons ATGGCCGAGGGGGAGATAACCACCTTCACAGCCCTGACCGAGCGCTTCGGCCTGCCGCTGGGCAACTACAAGAAGCCCAAACTCCTGTACTGCAGCAACGGGGGCCACTTCCTACGGATCCTGCCGGACGGCAAGGTGGACGGGACGCGGGACCGGAGCGACCAGCACA TTCAGCTCCAGCTCAGTGCGGAAGACGTGGGTGAGGTCTATATAAAGAGCACAGCATCAGGGCAGTACCTGGCAATGGACACCAACGGGCTCCTGTACGGCTCG CTACCAGGCGAGGAGTGTTTGTTCCTTGAGCGGCTTGAGGAGAACCATTACAACACATACATCTCCAAGAAGCACGCAGACAAGAACTGGTTCGTCGGGCTGAAGAAAAATGGGAACAGCAAGCTGGGGCCGCGGACTCACTATGGGCAGAAGGCGATCCTCTTCCTCCCGCTGCCAGTGTCGGCCGACTGA
- the FGF1 gene encoding fibroblast growth factor 1 isoform X1, with protein MAEGEITTFTALTERFGLPLGNYKKPKLLYCSNGGHFLRILPDGKVDGTRDRSDQHIQLQLSAEDVGEVYIKSTASGQYLAMDTNGLLYGSQLPGEECLFLERLEENHYNTYISKKHADKNWFVGLKKNGNSKLGPRTHYGQKAILFLPLPVSAD; from the exons ATGGCCGAGGGGGAGATAACCACCTTCACAGCCCTGACCGAGCGCTTCGGCCTGCCGCTGGGCAACTACAAGAAGCCCAAACTCCTGTACTGCAGCAACGGGGGCCACTTCCTACGGATCCTGCCGGACGGCAAGGTGGACGGGACGCGGGACCGGAGCGACCAGCACA TTCAGCTCCAGCTCAGTGCGGAAGACGTGGGTGAGGTCTATATAAAGAGCACAGCATCAGGGCAGTACCTGGCAATGGACACCAACGGGCTCCTGTACGGCTCG CAGCTACCAGGCGAGGAGTGTTTGTTCCTTGAGCGGCTTGAGGAGAACCATTACAACACATACATCTCCAAGAAGCACGCAGACAAGAACTGGTTCGTCGGGCTGAAGAAAAATGGGAACAGCAAGCTGGGGCCGCGGACTCACTATGGGCAGAAGGCGATCCTCTTCCTCCCGCTGCCAGTGTCGGCCGACTGA